Proteins from a single region of Thermococcus alcaliphilus:
- a CDS encoding type II toxin-antitoxin system VapC family toxin — MLVIDAAIFIQGVDVEGVTSPKVLEEIKDPESKVFVESLISAGKVKVLVPSRESIEAVKKKALESGELGELSEADIEILALAYELKGEIFTDDYNLQNIATLLGLKFRTLKRGIKKVIKWRYVCIGCGRKFETQPPENICPDCGSKVRLLPKKKRKKRQRS; from the coding sequence ATGCTTGTTATAGACGCCGCAATATTCATTCAAGGGGTTGATGTTGAAGGTGTTACAAGCCCAAAGGTGCTTGAAGAGATTAAAGACCCGGAATCCAAGGTATTCGTTGAAAGCTTGATTAGTGCGGGAAAGGTTAAGGTTCTCGTCCCCTCGAGGGAGAGCATAGAGGCTGTTAAGAAGAAAGCTTTAGAGAGTGGGGAGCTTGGAGAGTTAAGCGAAGCAGATATTGAAATCTTGGCCTTAGCTTATGAACTCAAGGGAGAGATTTTTACCGATGATTACAACCTTCAAAACATTGCAACCCTTCTCGGCTTAAAGTTTAGAACGCTGAAGCGTGGAATAAAGAAGGTCATAAAATGGCGCTACGTCTGCATTGGCTGTGGGAGAAAGTTCGAAACTCAACCGCCAGAAAACATATGCCCCGACTGCGGGAGTAAAGTTAGATTACTTCCAAAAAAGAAGAGAAAGAAGCGTCAGCGCTCATAG
- a CDS encoding HAD family hydrolase has product MEIPNYGRISTRTVIFDLNGTLGLEGKVREEVKELLRKLGEKYEIVVLSSDTFGTLEDEFKGMKVKIEKVKDGNEKLQKALKYEPYIGVGNGNNDVRMLENAELAICVIGEEGASVEALLASDIVVKDIKDAINLLLNEKRLIATLRG; this is encoded by the coding sequence ATGGAGATTCCAAACTATGGAAGGATAAGCACACGAACAGTTATATTTGACTTAAATGGAACACTAGGCCTTGAAGGAAAAGTAAGGGAAGAGGTAAAGGAGCTTTTAAGGAAACTTGGCGAAAAATACGAGATCGTTGTTCTAAGCTCCGATACATTTGGAACTCTGGAAGACGAGTTTAAGGGTATGAAAGTTAAAATAGAAAAGGTCAAAGATGGCAACGAGAAGCTCCAGAAGGCATTAAAATATGAACCCTACATTGGAGTTGGCAACGGCAATAACGATGTCAGAATGCTTGAGAATGCTGAGCTTGCCATATGCGTAATAGGAGAAGAAGGAGCCAGCGTCGAGGCATTGCTGGCAAGTGATATAGTAGTCAAGGATATTAAGGATGCTATTAACCTGCTGCTAAATGAGAAAAGGTTAATAGCAACGCTTAGGGGTTGA
- a CDS encoding flavoprotein gives MRVAWGISGAGHLLLESIEVLEKLKDKHEIKVFLSSAGEEVARMYGVLERIGSFPLVRESKQGHSFPSCGAFNLGKFDVFVISPATSNTVAKIRLGIADSLLSCCASQALKSRVPLILVPTDSKPVVETKAPNGEIFKIYPRKIDLEHLEALRKEGVVVLDHPYDVEKALERFL, from the coding sequence GTGAGAGTGGCATGGGGAATCAGTGGGGCTGGGCACTTGCTTCTGGAAAGTATTGAGGTACTAGAAAAATTAAAGGACAAGCATGAGATCAAAGTATTCCTATCCTCGGCTGGAGAAGAGGTAGCCAGAATGTATGGAGTTCTCGAAAGAATAGGAAGCTTCCCTCTCGTTAGGGAATCCAAACAGGGACATTCGTTTCCTTCATGTGGCGCTTTTAATCTGGGTAAATTTGACGTCTTTGTAATATCCCCCGCAACTTCAAACACGGTTGCAAAGATACGACTAGGCATAGCAGATTCTTTGCTTTCATGCTGTGCATCTCAAGCCTTGAAAAGTAGAGTGCCGTTAATACTAGTCCCAACAGATTCCAAGCCAGTTGTGGAAACCAAAGCCCCTAACGGGGAGATCTTTAAAATCTATCCGCGCAAAATTGACCTTGAGCATCTCGAAGCGTTAAGAAAAGAGGGGGTAGTAGTTCTTGATCACCCTTACGATGTGGAAAAAGCTTTAGAGCGGTTTTTGTGA
- a CDS encoding LamB/YcsF family protein has product MRVDLNSDLGESFGRYKLGLDEEVMKYITSANVACGWHAGDPMVMRKTVTLAKELNVAVGAHPGYPDLMGFGRRYMDITREEARNYILYQVGALYAFVKAEGLELQHVKPHGAFYNALVKDEELARGVLEGIADFDKKLIFVGLSMSKPLEIAEEMGLKVAHEVFADRAYNPDGTLVSRRKPGAVIHDKELIAERVISMVKDGGVKAINGEWVELKADTICVHGDNPQAVEITAYIRKRLEEEGVKVVPMREFIR; this is encoded by the coding sequence ATGAGAGTAGACCTCAACTCTGACCTTGGTGAAAGCTTTGGGAGGTATAAGCTTGGGCTTGATGAGGAAGTAATGAAGTACATAACATCGGCAAACGTTGCATGCGGCTGGCATGCTGGTGATCCAATGGTAATGAGAAAAACTGTAACGCTTGCCAAAGAGCTGAACGTCGCTGTTGGGGCACATCCGGGTTATCCAGACTTAATGGGTTTTGGAAGGAGGTACATGGACATAACGAGGGAGGAGGCAAGGAACTACATTCTCTATCAGGTCGGGGCATTATATGCGTTCGTGAAGGCTGAAGGGCTGGAGCTCCAGCACGTTAAGCCCCATGGGGCATTTTACAACGCTCTGGTTAAAGACGAAGAGCTTGCAAGAGGAGTTCTAGAAGGAATAGCAGATTTTGACAAGAAGCTTATTTTCGTTGGGCTCTCAATGTCAAAGCCTTTGGAAATTGCAGAAGAGATGGGGCTAAAAGTAGCCCACGAAGTGTTCGCCGATAGGGCATACAACCCAGATGGAACCCTCGTCTCAAGAAGAAAGCCGGGGGCAGTTATTCATGATAAAGAGCTTATAGCCGAGAGAGTAATCTCAATGGTCAAAGACGGGGGTGTTAAAGCTATTAACGGCGAATGGGTGGAGCTCAAAGCGGACACAATCTGCGTTCATGGAGACAATCCTCAAGCTGTTGAGATAACAGCATACATAAGAAAGCGCCTCGAAGAAGAGGGAGTGAAGGTCGTTCCTATGAGGGAGTTTATTCGGTGA